A region of Ochotona princeps isolate mOchPri1 chromosome 2, mOchPri1.hap1, whole genome shotgun sequence DNA encodes the following proteins:
- the RXFP4 gene encoding LOW QUALITY PROTEIN: relaxin-3 receptor 2 (The sequence of the model RefSeq protein was modified relative to this genomic sequence to represent the inferred CDS: inserted 4 bases in 2 codons; substituted 4 bases at 4 genomic stop codons), which yields MPTPNTSAPGPTFSWANTSLGGSTLSAPNTALPVEFLTLRLTVALAYGLVGTIGMLGNLAVLWVXFVFNLALADLGLALTFCFCAVELALDFYXPFGSALCKIVLTATVLNVHANIFLITALSVAWNWVVAVATEPGAHFSLLSAHIVTLAVWVAAALVMVPTAVLGAQGEVWGVHLCLLCFPSKSWLMAYQLQXGIITTNYLLLVAFLXQQQRDSRRVTPYVHILVASFLLCWLXTTWSLWGILVKFDLVPWDSTFCTINTYVFPVTTCLAHHNSCLNPVLYCLPWLEPRXALAGGLRDLRSWLWPSWSQVQQMAFVKIGKVGRLWVSCIPPGNVPSATLTA from the exons ATGCCCACACCCAATACTTCTGCCCCCGGGCCCACATTCTCCTGGGCCAACACCTCCTTGGGAGGCAGCACGCTCAGCGCTCCTAATACCGCCCTGCCTGTGGAATTCCTCACCCTGAGGCTCACAGTTGCTCTGGCCTATGGGCTTGTAGGGACCATTGGCATGCTGGGGAACTTGGCTGTGCTGTGGGT CTTTGTCTTCAACCTAGCCCTGGCTGACCTGGGGCTGGCACTCACCTTCTGCTTCTGCGCTGTTGAGTTAGCCCTGGACTTCTACTGACCCTTTGGAAGCGCCCTCTGCAAGATAGTACTGACAGCCACTGTCCTCAACGTTCATGCCAACATTTTCCTCATCACAGCACTCAGCGTGGCCTGGAATTGGGTGGTGGCTGTGGCCACGGAGCCAGGTGCCCATTTCTCACTCTTGAGTGCCCACATAGTCACCTTGGCAGTGTGGGTGGCAGCTGCCTTAGTGATGGTACCCACAGCTGTCTTGGGGGCCCAGGGTGAGGTGTGGGGTGTGcatctctgcctgctgtgcttccCCAGCAAGTCCTGGCTGATGGCTTACCAGCTGCA AGGCATCATCACCACCAACTACCTGCTGCTGGTGGCCTTTCTATGACAGCAACAGCGGGACAGCAGAAGGGTCACCCCCTATGTCCACATCCTGGTGGCCTCCTTTCTCCTCTGCTGGCTCTGAACCACATGGTCACTCTGGGGCATCCTGGTGAAGTTTGACCTGGTACCCTGGGACAGCACCTTCTGCACTATCAACACCTATGTCTTCCCGGTCACCACCTGCCTGGCACATCACAACAGCTGTCTTAACCCCGTGCTCTACTGCCTGCCATGGTTGGAGCCCCGCTAGGCCCTGGCAGGTGGCCTCAGGGATCTAAGATCCTGGCTGTGGCCTTCTTGGAGCCAGGTGCAGCAGATGGCCTTCGTGAAGATTGGGAAGGTCGGCAGGCTATGGGTCTCCTGCATCCCACCAGGAAATGTTCCTTCTGCCACACTCACTGCTTAG